CTGGGAATAAACACTCATAAATCATTAGCAATAAAACATTTATAAtattaaatatgtgtttttccaaaaggacaaaacataaagaataaagaaagaaaacaaaaatgtatttatttttcatgaATGCCCAACTCAACAAAGTGatgattttatatatttttgaaatgatttgaaatgatttatttttttcatatATAGTTTAGATCACTTGTAATCAATTTTTTTTTAGGTATCTCCAGAAAACAGTAGAGCATAAATAAACAGTATTGGCTCACGTTGTGGATCTtaacgggttaaatcagtttcaCAGTTCTGCTGCGGGTGCATGTGACATCCTTGCACCACCTCGACAGGTGTGAGTTGTTAATTTGAGCTTCACGCCTCTTGGAACCATGAAGATAATTCAGGTGTCAGTGCAGGTGATCTGCTGAGCCAGCTTCCTCTAACCCTGCTGTACTCTATCTGAAGAAGCAAGGGTAAGAAAATGAAAGACTTTGATTTCACTGTGACACATTCCCAGAGGCTGTGGAATCTGGAGGCCAAGGTGTATCTCCGGTTTAACTAGGGTGACGTCAGTTATCAGCATTCCTCTGCAGAAGCTCTGAGCAcacttttttaataaaatacaaaaattctaaaatatcaaaaaacagcaatacaaaaatatacacATTACTCCTAAAACCAGAATATATGATGTGTCTTGTTTCTGTAACTTCTTATGTCTGTTTGTCCCTATAATAACTTCTTGTGTCTGTCTTGAAAATATGCCCAACTCTAAAGATGTTGTTATTATAATATACAATAAACATACAATCTTTTATTTGCTTTATGACCATGGTGTCTGAAAGGGAATAATGTACGTTGATGTAACTTTTACAAACTAGGCCACAGGTGGGTTTTAAGTATTCAAGTATTCTTGCTGAACTGTAGCTAACCATGCTCGGCATCGTACATCAGGTAAATTATTTTAAGTGAAGACAACGATTATAAATATCATAGAGCCCTGCTATTTGATACAAACATCAGTGAAGAGGAGAAGCACGTGTGGACGGTGATCTCAATTCTCATCTATACAAAGCTAATATTTAAAACTGATCACGCTCAAGGTCACGTCATGTAATCTGCTTTTACACTTTGTCATGAACTAGAATACATTCTTGATATACTTATCTAATAGTTAAATGAAATATGTATACAAACTATCTTTTTTCAAGAAATATGAGATAATAGTAACTCAATACATTATGGTACACACATGGTTAACAAATGCAAAGTGAACTGTTTTAAACAGGATTTGTGTGGTAATGAAGAAGCCTGTTTTTTTAGGTCTGAAAGCCAGTTTAACCCCCTCGTTGCTTCTTGTCTGTCAGAGAGTTCCTGGCCCTGAAAGTGTACGTGGCTCTGTGTTACTACAAGCTGGATTACTACGACGTGTCTCAGGAGGTGCTGGCTGTGTACCTGCAGAGCGTGCCGGACTCCACTATTGCCCTGAACCTCAAGGCCTGCAACCACTTCAGACTTTACAATGGCAAGGCAGCCGAGGTACTCAGAACCCAGGAACCAATAGCTTAAGCATACAAATAATCCAACAAATAACACAAAGGCATACTTTCAAACAAGTGACAACTGAAGTGGCTATTTAAAGATACAGTATTTTAGAGCGGTCAGTGCACAGTTATTGTGCTTTTctggaaaacgttttttaaataattttgatGTTTATTTATGTAGCAATGCATGCACTGTAACAGTTTACCAGTAACTGCTGGTCATCACTATCTGGTACTGGGTTTGGCTTACTGTAGACTCTCACCATCTTAGGCTGAGTTGAAGAACCTAATCGACATCTCCTCCTGCTCCTTTGAGTTTGCTAAGGAGCTTATCCGACACAACCTGGTAAGCTCTTCACAAGCTCtagcgctgtgtgtgtgtgtgtgtgtgcgtgtgtgtgtgtgtgtgtgtgtgtgtgtgtgtgtgtgtgtgtgtgtgtgtgtgttaaccaGTTACTCACATGCTGCTTTTCCACATTCTGAATCCCCCCCCCTGTGAACTGCAGGTGGTGTTCCGTGGTGGGGAGGGGGCGTTGCAGGTGCTGCCTCCTCTGATCGATGTGATCCCCGAGGCCAGACTCAACCTGGTCATCTACTATCTCAGACAAGGTGTGCAGACATGGCATTACAGTTTTCTGAAACAAGCTAAACACAGAAATAATTCCTATTGAAATGCATCAAATCTCTAACTAAGTGTAAATTAAGAGGTGAGGAAATGAAGATAAGGACATGTTTTCCCATACTCATCAATAGTTCACAAATTCATAATTCTACTAAATGTGCTTTAATCATATTTAAATATTCTACAAATATGAATTATATATAACACTCTATTTTATGTGATGCTCGCGGTATTTAGGAATTACTAAAATCTCTgtggtgtaaaaaaaaaagagccaaAAACCGAAGATAATTCACTTCCTTAGACTTTAAGATTTATTATCCAACATTTTAAGTAAATATCTCCTTTAATTAATTGTGTAGGGGTTTTAGCCGTCATATTTCAGAGAAAAACCTCCCCTAGCTTGGACTTACAGGCTCCATATTTTTACTTCCAGATGATGTGCAGGAAGCCTACAACCTCATCCAAGATTTGGTTCCCAACACAACTCAGGTAATGATTTAATGTGACATTGGGTGGTAATGTGATATCAAATATAATTCTTTGGTCTCAATAAGGAAATCCAGATCTTCCCAATACAGTAGCTGTATTAAACTACAACCTGTGCTAATATTGGCATGTTGCATACAATGGTTAATAGGTTTTTTTACAGTGAAGAatattgatacatttatttattttttctcaggAGTACATTCTGAAAGGAGTCGTCAATGCAGCTTTGGGACAAGAAATTGGATCAGTCAGTatttctgttaaataaatagTCACACAAACAAAAGTGATAATAGAGAGTCAGATagacacatttctgttttcatGCTTTGTCTTTCAGAGGGATCACCTGAAATTTGCTCAGCAGTTCTTCCAGCTGGTCGGAGGCTCGGCCAGCGAATGCGGTacattgaaaataaatattatCAAAATGCGCTTTATAAAGGAAAGCTGTgtgaggatgtgtgtgtaaCATACTTCTTGCTTTCAGACACTATTCCTGGCAGACAGTGCATGGCGTCCTGCTTCTTCCTCTTAAGACTGTTTGAAGATGTCCTCATATATCTCAACTCAGTCAAGGTTAGTGCTATATTATATTCCAGTATAATCACAGTGAGAATACTCTGCTGTGGTGTGAATATGTGAGATGGAGTTACAAAGACTCCCACACACTGGGAGACAAGTGGCACTTCAGATGAGCTGTAGTGCTTCACAGACACAGTGCACATGTGGGCCTTTTCGTGTAGGCATAATTGTACTTCTGTTTTTTCAGGGTTATTTCTATAACGATGATACGTTCAACTTCAACTATGCTCAGGCTAAAGCAGCCCTTGGCAACTACAAAGAAGCAGAAGAGGTACCTTACTTCATTAAACATCCACACAACTGCCTTTTATAGGCATATATCAATGCTAATACGTTGCTTAAAGATATTTGGATTAATTCGATTTTTTCTTTCAGATTTTTCTACTGATTCAGAGTGAAAAGATCAAGAATGACTATGTTTACCTCAGCTGGCTGGCTAGATGCTGTACGTATAGCATTTATATGAGTGATGTTTAATTACCAAAATCTTTCTCCAAGGCAGAAATCCTTCATTTAGCAATTCATGTATGTCAACTTAACTTTAAAAGGAATTGTAAAAAATGGTTAAAATTTAAAATAGAAAAGGAAAACATAAAGcataaaatacatttacatttaatgAGGAGTTGAGACAGAAACCCTCAGAAATCAGAGCCtatttccagtttttccaactCTGAACAGATCTTCATTTGGAATAAAGGAGAGGCCTTTTTAGTTAGACATGTAAACAATTACAGTAATCTACACCTGATGAGATAAAATCATGAACTCAGAACTCTTACATTAGACTGAGGAAACCTTTATACTAATTCACCGAGACTGAGATCTAATCAAACATCACCGACAGATTTCTAGCCCTGGGATTATAAAACAAAGTTTATGTTCACTTTTGCACCCAGCTGGCGTTACGCTCAGCAGCTCTAAGACATGGATATCTAAATTAAAAGGTTTTTCTGCCCATCTCGGCTTTACCCACATCAATGAAAACCTTCCCACGGGCAGCGAATATCTCCCAAATCTGAATCTATAAAAGTTGCAGAATCTGCCTGTGGATGAAGGATTATTGAACTCGTCTTGTTCTTGTCAGACATCATGAACCAGAGGGGCCGGCTTGCCTGGGAGCTCTATCTGAAGATGGGCACTTCCTCCGATTCCTTCAGTCTGCTGCAGCTTATTGCCAACGACTGCTACAAGGTGACAGCATCCTGTAAATTCATTAATTATTGCTGAA
Above is a window of Pseudochaenichthys georgianus chromosome 1, fPseGeo1.2, whole genome shotgun sequence DNA encoding:
- the ift56 gene encoding intraflagellar transport protein 56 → MILSRVKPAVGGETAVSISEKKKKNKTKVPSLEEYLQQRDYLGAFTLLEFQRSIGEKEEHADLWIGYCAFHLGDYKRAMEEYKALTMKPDCAEDVWVFLACVLFFLGLYKEAQDAASKAPVSPLQNRLLFHLAHKFNDEKSLMSFHQNLEDVTEDQLSLASIHYMRSHYQEAIDIYKRLLLQNREFLALKVYVALCYYKLDYYDVSQEVLAVYLQSVPDSTIALNLKACNHFRLYNGKAAEAELKNLIDISSCSFEFAKELIRHNLVVFRGGEGALQVLPPLIDVIPEARLNLVIYYLRQDDVQEAYNLIQDLVPNTTQEYILKGVVNAALGQEIGSRDHLKFAQQFFQLVGGSASECDTIPGRQCMASCFFLLRLFEDVLIYLNSVKGYFYNDDTFNFNYAQAKAALGNYKEAEEIFLLIQSEKIKNDYVYLSWLARCYIMNQRGRLAWELYLKMGTSSDSFSLLQLIANDCYKMGQFYYAAKAFDALEKLDPESNYWEGKRGACVGIFQLILANKESKETLKEVLSLLRNSGNPQVEYIIRALRKWAKDNRVLLS